The Carettochelys insculpta isolate YL-2023 chromosome 23, ASM3395843v1, whole genome shotgun sequence genome has a window encoding:
- the HES2 gene encoding transcription factor HES-2, producing the protein MAPRSAAPDAARTCRPQSGAHSSRAEAAELRKSLKPLLEKRRRARINESLNQLKTLILPLIGKGSSRCSKLEKADILEMTVQFLKEIPGPCPSAPDPAESYHEGYRACLSRLTSLLSKSHFLGRDTCSRLLQHLQRTSTQPSGFQDCSSPTDSCPAWQRAVPVSPARGLQEASPTHPAPANLSCKLWRPW; encoded by the exons ATGGCCCCGCGCAGCGCAGCGCCCGATGCGGCGCGCACCTGCCGGCCCCAGTCGGGGGCGCACAGCAGCCGCGCGGAGGCAGCCGAGCTGCGGAAG AGCCTCAAGCCGCTGCTGGAGAAGCGCAGGCGCGCCCGCATCAACGAGAGTCTCAACCAGCTGAAGACCCTCATCCTGCCGCTCATCGGCAAAGGC AGCTCGCGCTGTTCCAAGCTGGAGAAGGCGGATATTCTGGAGATGACCGTGCAGTTCCTCAAGGAGatccccggcccctgcccctcagccccag ACCCTGCCGAGAGTTACCACGAAGGGTACCGAGCCTGCCTGTCCCGCCTCACCAGCCTGCTGTCAAAGTCCCACTTCCTAGGTCGAGACACCTGCAGCCGCCTGCTGCAGCACCTGCAAAGGACTAGCACTCAGCCCAGTGGTTTCCAGgactgcagcagccccacagacTCGTGTCCAGCCTGGCAGAGGGCAGTGccagtcagcccagccagggggctgcaggaggcttcACCCACTCACCCCGCACCTGCAAACCTGAGCTGCAAACTCTGGCGGCCGTGGTAG